GGCAAAAGCCAAAGCCATTGTTTCCATCAGCCCGTCCCATGCAAAAAAGCTGCTGGCGGCACTGCAGAAAAGCGTAAACGATTATGAGGAGAAGTTCGGGTCCATCACTCCCGCGGCACAGACGGAGACGGGATCGGACGGGTTCACCCTGCGCGGATACTCGTAACCGGTATTCCGGACCGCCTCTCCGGGAGGGGGG
The nucleotide sequence above comes from Methanocorpusculum vombati. Encoded proteins:
- a CDS encoding DUF3467 domain-containing protein yields the protein MAGNEINVQIPQNLDPVYSNMIQIAFKDDEFTMMFLHQLPAVNQAKAKAIVSISPSHAKKLLAALQKSVNDYEEKFGSITPAAQTETGSDGFTLRGYS